From Serinicoccus profundi, the proteins below share one genomic window:
- a CDS encoding MBL fold metallo-hydrolase gives MNAPTVLPIETTSLGDRSYLVHDGEVAFVVDPQRDIDRVLALAAQEGVRITHVFETHLHNDYVTGGYQLARQTGAAYHVNADDEVGFERAAVSDGDVVEISDALRLRAIHTPGHTFTHLSYALEGEHPYVFTGGSLLFGSTGRPDLLGQDHAETLARHQHASAHRLAEELPEATQVMPTHGFGSFCSATQAEGDGSTIGTEKAQNPVLRQYVEDYVRETLDALDLYPAYYAHMGPANAKGPEEISLELPEKADQEVLRRRLQAGEWVVDLRTRQAYSAGHVPGTVNIGLDGQFSTWLGWVIPWGTPLTLLGESPEQISQAQRELVRIGIDELAGHNTGEPAGWTDGELATLEQATFGDLAQVRHHRQVSILDVRNPKEFAAGHIEGALNIPLGQLVGRIGEVPGGEVWVHCAGGYRASVAASVVAAQGRTTVAVDDSFDHARESGLPVTPS, from the coding sequence ATGAACGCCCCCACGGTTCTGCCGATCGAGACCACCTCCCTCGGCGACCGCAGCTACCTCGTCCACGACGGTGAGGTCGCTTTCGTCGTCGACCCGCAGCGCGACATCGACCGGGTCCTGGCCCTGGCCGCGCAGGAAGGTGTCCGGATCACCCATGTCTTCGAGACGCACCTGCACAACGACTACGTCACCGGTGGCTACCAGCTCGCCCGGCAGACGGGGGCGGCCTATCACGTCAACGCCGACGACGAGGTGGGCTTCGAGCGCGCGGCCGTCAGCGACGGCGACGTGGTCGAGATCTCCGACGCGCTGAGACTGCGGGCGATCCACACGCCGGGGCACACGTTCACCCATCTGTCCTACGCGCTGGAGGGTGAGCACCCCTACGTCTTCACCGGTGGCTCCCTCCTCTTCGGCTCCACCGGCCGGCCGGACCTTCTCGGGCAGGACCACGCCGAGACGCTCGCCCGGCACCAGCACGCCTCCGCGCACCGCCTGGCCGAGGAGCTGCCCGAGGCGACGCAGGTCATGCCTACCCACGGCTTCGGCTCGTTCTGCTCGGCCACCCAGGCGGAGGGCGATGGCTCCACGATCGGCACGGAGAAGGCCCAGAACCCGGTGCTCCGGCAGTACGTCGAGGACTACGTCCGGGAGACCCTCGACGCCCTCGACCTCTACCCCGCCTACTACGCGCACATGGGTCCGGCCAACGCCAAGGGGCCGGAGGAGATCAGCCTGGAGCTGCCGGAGAAGGCGGACCAGGAGGTGCTCCGGCGACGGCTGCAGGCGGGGGAGTGGGTCGTCGACCTGCGGACGCGTCAGGCCTACTCCGCCGGGCACGTCCCGGGGACGGTCAACATCGGTCTCGACGGGCAGTTCTCGACCTGGCTGGGCTGGGTGATCCCCTGGGGGACACCGCTCACCCTGCTCGGCGAGAGCCCGGAGCAGATCAGCCAGGCCCAGCGCGAGCTCGTCCGGATCGGCATCGATGAGCTGGCCGGGCACAACACCGGTGAGCCCGCCGGCTGGACCGACGGCGAGCTCGCCACCCTCGAGCAGGCGACCTTCGGCGACCTCGCCCAGGTCCGCCATCACCGCCAGGTGTCGATCCTCGACGTCCGCAACCCCAAGGAGTTCGCGGCGGGCCACATAGAGGGTGCGCTCAACATCCCGCTGGGCCAGCTGGTCGGGCGGATCGGCGAGGTGCCGGGGGGCGAGGTGTGGGTCCACTGCGCCGGCGGCTACCGTGCGTCGGTGGCGGCCTCGGTCGTGGCCGCTCAGGGCCGGACGACGGTCGCCGTCGACGACAGCTTCGACCACGCCCGCGAGTCCGGTCTCCCGGTCACCCCGTCCTGA
- a CDS encoding GNAT family N-acetyltransferase, with amino-acid sequence MSTTETTAYRWATLTPADLDAWAELVNHLAVVDRTEEFVSAEDLAEELASPGHDPERDTWAVWAGERLIAVATVVVPTTPDNEGQARAYLGGGVHAEHRRRGLGTALFDAAEARGVELLRERHPGVSAYLAAGGELPGAPVRDLLHDRGYAIVRYYNFLTRGLDDVPEAPEIEGIELVTPRPEDEEAVRIAHNAAFRDHWGSGQIDPERWHEHWVSRSSRPALSTLARGVGGEEDGQVLAYILVGQWVERESYVNIVGTVPSARGRGLAAAALARTIAVVAATGDFDVIELDVDSESLTGATRLYDRLGFRLKHTTAAMRRPVPGSGPEPAPDAG; translated from the coding sequence ATGAGCACCACCGAGACGACGGCATACCGCTGGGCGACGCTGACCCCGGCGGACCTCGACGCGTGGGCGGAGTTGGTCAACCACCTCGCCGTCGTCGACCGCACCGAGGAGTTCGTCAGCGCCGAGGACCTCGCCGAGGAGCTCGCCAGCCCCGGGCACGACCCGGAGCGGGACACCTGGGCGGTCTGGGCCGGTGAGCGGCTGATCGCCGTCGCCACCGTCGTCGTGCCGACCACGCCGGACAACGAGGGGCAGGCCCGCGCCTACCTCGGGGGCGGGGTGCACGCCGAGCACCGCCGCCGCGGGCTCGGCACGGCGCTGTTCGACGCTGCCGAGGCGCGCGGGGTCGAGCTGCTGCGTGAGCGCCACCCGGGCGTGTCCGCCTACCTCGCGGCGGGCGGGGAGCTGCCAGGGGCGCCGGTGCGCGACCTGCTCCACGATCGCGGCTATGCCATCGTCCGCTACTACAACTTCCTCACCCGTGGTCTGGACGACGTCCCGGAGGCGCCCGAGATCGAGGGGATCGAGCTCGTGACGCCGAGGCCCGAGGACGAGGAGGCGGTGCGGATCGCGCACAACGCAGCCTTCCGCGACCACTGGGGCTCGGGGCAGATCGATCCCGAGCGCTGGCACGAGCACTGGGTCTCCCGCAGCTCGCGGCCGGCGTTGTCGACCCTCGCCCGCGGGGTCGGCGGGGAGGAGGACGGCCAGGTGCTGGCCTACATCCTCGTCGGTCAGTGGGTCGAGCGGGAGTCCTACGTCAACATCGTCGGGACGGTCCCGAGCGCTCGCGGGCGCGGCCTCGCGGCAGCCGCCCTCGCCCGCACCATCGCGGTCGTGGCCGCGACCGGAGACTTCGACGTCATCGAGCTCGACGTCGACTCCGAGAGCCTCACCGGCGCCACCCGGCTCTACGACCGGTTGGGCTTCCGGCTCAAGCACACCACGGCGGCGATGCGCCGCCCGGTGCCCGGTTCTGGTCCCGAGCCGGCGCCGGACGCGGGGTAG
- a CDS encoding metal-sensitive transcriptional regulator, translating into MELAPETVKPSITRLRRAHGQLAAVIRMLEEGRDCEDVVTQLAAVSKALDRAGYSIIATGLRQCLVEEDGDVDLAKMEKLFLSLA; encoded by the coding sequence GTGGAACTCGCCCCGGAGACCGTCAAGCCCTCCATCACCCGCCTGCGCCGCGCCCACGGGCAGCTCGCCGCGGTGATCCGCATGCTCGAGGAGGGTCGTGACTGCGAGGACGTCGTCACCCAGCTCGCGGCGGTGAGCAAGGCCCTGGATCGCGCCGGCTACAGCATCATCGCCACCGGCCTGCGGCAGTGCCTCGTCGAGGAGGACGGCGACGTCGACCTCGCCAAGATGGAGAAGCTCTTCCTCTCCCTCGCCTGA
- a CDS encoding L-threonylcarbamoyladenylate synthase, whose translation MARFLDIHPVDPQPRLIQQVAQVLREGGLAAFPTDACYSLGAHLDDPDAKARIVAIRQVDERHHFTLMCADFAQLGQFVQLDNAVFRAVKAAIPGCYTFILPATREVPRRLLHPKKKTVGVRIPADPICRALLSEMGEPLLTSTLLMPGEEEPLGYGWEVKERLDHQVDVVVDGDQTGCEPTTVVDLSEGYAEVLRVGSGDPAPFQ comes from the coding sequence ATGGCACGTTTTCTCGACATCCACCCCGTCGACCCGCAGCCGCGGCTGATCCAGCAGGTGGCGCAGGTGCTGCGCGAGGGAGGGCTGGCGGCCTTCCCGACCGACGCCTGCTACAGCCTGGGCGCCCACCTCGACGACCCGGACGCCAAGGCCCGGATCGTGGCCATCCGCCAGGTCGACGAGCGGCACCACTTCACCCTCATGTGCGCCGATTTCGCCCAGCTCGGGCAGTTCGTGCAGCTGGACAACGCGGTGTTCCGAGCGGTCAAGGCCGCGATCCCCGGGTGCTACACCTTCATCCTCCCCGCCACCAGGGAGGTGCCACGGCGCCTGCTGCACCCGAAGAAGAAGACCGTCGGGGTGCGCATACCGGCCGACCCGATCTGTCGTGCGCTGCTCTCGGAGATGGGGGAGCCGCTGCTTACCAGCACCCTGCTCATGCCGGGTGAAGAGGAGCCGCTCGGCTACGGCTGGGAGGTCAAGGAGCGGCTGGACCACCAGGTCGACGTCGTCGTCGACGGGGACCAGACCGGCTGCGAGCCGACCACCGTGGTGGACCTGTCGGAGGGGTATGCCGAGGTCCTGCGCGTCGGATCGGGAGACCCCGCGCCCTTCCAGTGA
- a CDS encoding alpha/beta fold hydrolase, producing MSDTSAASGSLGPLAQTVIGDSGPTVVFCHGLLGRGRNFTGIAKALQPDFRCVLLDMPDHGASPWTERIDYASASALLVQQLETLATDGPVHLVGHSMGGKTAMTAALETPALVDRLVVVDISPTGAGEVGEFEHLISSLLAIDLDAITSHGQADAELAAAVDSRMLRGFLLQNLRRDPQTHAFGWQPHLEVLLRDLGTITGDVPHEGRTFDGPVLWIAGSESPYVTTAHEGPMRELFPRTVQVTIKGAGHWVHSEQPAAFTATLRHFLRAR from the coding sequence GTGAGCGACACGTCTGCAGCGTCGGGAAGCCTGGGGCCACTGGCCCAGACCGTCATCGGCGACAGCGGGCCGACCGTCGTCTTCTGCCACGGCCTGCTGGGCCGGGGGCGCAACTTCACCGGGATCGCCAAGGCGCTGCAGCCGGACTTCCGCTGCGTGCTGCTAGACATGCCCGACCACGGCGCCTCGCCGTGGACCGAGCGCATCGACTACGCCAGCGCGTCAGCCCTGCTCGTCCAGCAGTTGGAGACCCTCGCGACCGACGGGCCCGTGCACCTGGTCGGGCACTCGATGGGCGGCAAGACCGCGATGACGGCCGCCCTGGAGACGCCTGCACTCGTCGACCGGCTCGTCGTGGTGGACATCAGCCCGACCGGGGCAGGGGAGGTGGGGGAGTTCGAGCACCTCATCTCCTCGTTGCTGGCGATCGACCTCGACGCCATCACCTCGCACGGGCAGGCGGACGCCGAGCTGGCCGCTGCGGTGGACTCACGGATGTTGCGAGGTTTCCTGCTGCAGAACCTCCGTCGCGATCCGCAGACCCACGCCTTCGGGTGGCAGCCCCACCTCGAGGTGCTGCTGCGCGACCTCGGCACGATCACCGGGGACGTCCCGCACGAGGGACGCACCTTCGACGGGCCGGTGCTGTGGATCGCCGGCAGCGAGTCGCCCTACGTCACCACCGCTCACGAGGGGCCGATGCGCGAGCTCTTCCCGCGCACGGTGCAGGTGACCATCAAGGGGGCCGGCCACTGGGTGCACTCCGAGCAACCGGCGGCCTTCACCGCCACATTGCGGCACTTCCTGCGCGCCCGCTGA